The following proteins are co-located in the Macadamia integrifolia cultivar HAES 741 chromosome 3, SCU_Mint_v3, whole genome shotgun sequence genome:
- the LOC122072903 gene encoding histone H3.2, whose amino-acid sequence MARTKQTARKSTGGKAPRKQLATKAARKSAPATGGVKKPHRFRPGTVALREIRKYQKSTELLIRKLPFQRLVREIAQDFKTDLRFQSSAVSALQEAAEAYLVGLFEDTNLCAIHAKRVTIMPKDIQLARRIRGERA is encoded by the coding sequence ATGGCGAGAACTAAGCAGACTGCTAGAAAGTCCACAGGAGGTAAGGCTCCAAGGAAACAACTGGCGACAAAAGCCGCCAGAAAATCGGCCCCAGCAACTGGAGGAGTGAAGAAGCCACACAGATTCAGGCCAGGAACGGTGGCGCTTAGGGAAATCAGGAAATACCAGAAGAGTACGGAACTCTTGATCCGAAAGCTTCCATTCCAGAGGCTGGTCCGTGAGATCGCCCAGGACTTCAAGACGGATCTGAGGTTCCAAAGCAGTGCTGTTTCGGCCTTACAGGAGGCAGCGGAAGCTTACCTTGTTGGTTTGTTTGAGGACACAAATTTGTGCGCCATTCATGCCAAGAGGGTCACTATAATGCCCAAAGACATTCAGCTTGCTCGAAGAATCAGAGGAGAGAGAGCTTGA